In Pseudomonas putida, a genomic segment contains:
- a CDS encoding WD40/YVTN/BNR-like repeat-containing protein — protein sequence MKPASRQLTGYVMSAIVIAAVVLAFAPRQPPPLAVTEVLADRVQVNALLSTGDRLIAVGERGTVLTSRDSGRSWQASQPGTGRDATLTGVVALSPQVLVAVGHDGWILRSADGGQTWQEKHHDADLGEPLLGVWSGDGQHVVAYGSYGKFLVSSDAGEHWAARDMPGDGAHFNGLDGGADGRQLLVGEQGLVLRSSDGGQHWQLMPAFYNGSLFGVVRLSASSWLAYGMRGHVFRSHDFGDSWQRVEVGSSQPIYGHARLPGQGGLVLVGGASRLIRLDAEGNLLGIDQRSGLGTLTSAVGLNGRHLLVAGERGVFQGAQPAVALGQEARP from the coding sequence ATGAAGCCTGCCTCGCGCCAGCTGACCGGGTACGTGATGAGCGCCATCGTCATCGCTGCCGTCGTCTTAGCCTTCGCTCCCCGCCAACCCCCGCCGCTTGCGGTCACCGAGGTCCTGGCCGATCGGGTCCAGGTCAACGCGCTGCTGAGCACCGGCGATCGGCTCATCGCCGTCGGCGAACGGGGTACCGTGCTTACCAGTCGTGACAGCGGTCGCAGCTGGCAGGCCAGCCAACCCGGTACCGGTCGCGATGCCACGCTGACCGGTGTGGTCGCCCTGAGCCCACAGGTACTGGTTGCGGTGGGCCACGACGGCTGGATCCTGCGCTCTGCCGATGGCGGCCAGACCTGGCAGGAAAAGCACCATGACGCCGACCTCGGCGAGCCACTGCTGGGTGTCTGGAGCGGTGACGGCCAGCACGTGGTGGCCTACGGCAGCTACGGCAAGTTCCTGGTCTCAAGCGACGCCGGTGAACACTGGGCGGCCCGCGATATGCCCGGCGATGGAGCCCACTTCAACGGCCTCGACGGTGGCGCCGACGGCCGCCAGTTGCTGGTAGGCGAGCAGGGCCTGGTGCTGCGATCCAGCGATGGCGGCCAGCATTGGCAGCTGATGCCGGCGTTCTACAACGGCTCGCTGTTCGGTGTGGTGCGCCTGTCTGCCTCTTCCTGGCTGGCCTACGGCATGCGTGGCCATGTGTTTCGCAGCCACGACTTCGGCGACAGTTGGCAGCGCGTCGAGGTCGGCAGCAGCCAGCCGATCTACGGCCACGCCCGTTTGCCGGGGCAGGGCGGGCTGGTGCTGGTGGGCGGTGCCAGCAGGTTGATCCGCCTGGACGCCGAAGGCAACCTGCTGGGCATCGACCAGCGCAGTGGCCTGGGGACCTTGACCTCGGCGGTGGGGCTCAATGGCCGCCACCTGCTGGTGGCCGGTGAGCGCGGCGTATTCCAGGGCGCGCAGCCTGCCGTTGCGCTCGGTCAGGAGGCGCGTCCATGA
- a CDS encoding acetyl-CoA C-acyltransferase codes for MDLNEAVIVATARTALAKSFRGSFNDTEAPVLGGHVVRAVVERSGVEAHAIDDVIMGAAVQQGTQAYNIGRLCAYTAGLGHGVPGMAVDRMCASGLISIGMAAKGIVTGELSIAIGGGVESLSLTQTKHKNTYRAQSQAAQAMMPDAYIPMLETAEIVSRRYGISRAAQDEYSLQSQLRTAAAQRDGLFDEELVPLEVDKLLFDQDGQPAGHQRVRVERDECNRPGTRLEDLAALKPVWKDGKWVSQGEFVTAGNASQFSDGASASLLMSRAEARRRGLTPLGIYRGIALAGCAPQEMGIGPVLAVPKLLKRFGLGVADIGLWEINEAFACQVLHCRDALEIPAQRLNVNGGAIAIGHPFGMSGARMVGHALLEGRRRGVRYVVVAMCIGGGMGAAGLFELP; via the coding sequence CCTGAATGAAGCAGTCATCGTCGCCACCGCACGTACCGCGTTGGCCAAGTCGTTCCGTGGGTCGTTCAATGACACCGAGGCGCCGGTGCTCGGCGGGCACGTGGTGCGCGCCGTGGTCGAGCGCAGCGGCGTCGAAGCACATGCCATCGACGACGTGATCATGGGCGCCGCCGTGCAGCAGGGCACCCAGGCCTACAACATCGGCCGCCTCTGTGCCTATACCGCTGGGCTGGGGCACGGCGTGCCGGGCATGGCCGTCGATCGCATGTGTGCCTCCGGCCTGATCAGCATCGGCATGGCGGCCAAGGGCATCGTCACCGGGGAGTTGAGCATTGCCATTGGCGGCGGCGTGGAGTCGCTGTCGCTGACCCAGACCAAGCACAAGAACACCTATCGGGCGCAGTCCCAGGCTGCGCAGGCGATGATGCCGGATGCCTACATACCGATGCTGGAGACCGCCGAGATCGTCTCGCGCCGCTATGGCATCAGCCGCGCCGCGCAGGACGAGTATTCGTTGCAGAGCCAGCTGCGCACGGCGGCCGCCCAGCGTGATGGGTTGTTCGACGAAGAGCTGGTGCCGCTGGAGGTCGACAAGCTGCTGTTCGACCAGGACGGCCAGCCTGCCGGGCACCAACGGGTGCGGGTCGAGCGTGACGAATGCAATCGTCCCGGTACCCGGCTCGAAGACCTGGCGGCGCTGAAACCTGTGTGGAAGGACGGTAAATGGGTGAGTCAGGGCGAGTTCGTCACGGCCGGCAATGCCTCGCAGTTCTCTGACGGAGCTTCGGCGAGCCTGTTGATGAGCCGCGCCGAAGCGCGTCGGCGCGGGCTGACGCCACTGGGCATCTACCGCGGCATTGCCCTGGCTGGGTGTGCGCCGCAGGAAATGGGTATCGGGCCGGTGCTGGCGGTGCCCAAATTGCTCAAGCGGTTTGGCCTGGGTGTGGCAGACATCGGTTTGTGGGAGATCAACGAGGCGTTTGCCTGCCAGGTGCTGCATTGCCGGGATGCGCTGGAGATTCCGGCGCAGCGGTTGAACGTCAATGGCGGGGCGATTGCCATCGGCCACCCGTTTGGCATGTCGGGTGCACGGATGGTGGGGCATGCGTTGCTGGAAGGGCGCCGCCGTGGGGTGCGTTATGTGGTGGTGGCGATGTGCATCGGTGGCGGGATGGGTGCGGCGGGGTTGTTCGAGTTGCCGTGA